The Deltaproteobacteria bacterium DNA window AACTGGTAGCATCCGGGCATGGCTTCTATAGGATTTTTAATGCCTTTGCCATGTACAATGAAAAGGGGATAGACAAGGTGTTTCGGGCTTAGGGCAGTCTCACGGATCAGTGCGCGCAGAGATTCCGTGCGGCGCAGTCTCCGGGGACGATATTCAGGGTACATCATGGCAGCCAGTCCTCCAGCTTTCGAAGCAGATCATTTGCAGTAAAAGGCTCCTCGATAAAATCGATGCAGCCCGCATCACGGAAGCGTTCGCGCTCCGAAGGGGAGGCCTCTGCACATATGACTGCTACCGGTATGTCCCGGGTCTCAGGAGATTGCTTGAGAAGCACGCTTATGGACAAGGCATCAAGTATGGGGACATCCTTACGTATAATCACCAGGTCAGGCAACTCGGCCTTTACCAGATCAAGGCCTTCCTGACCGTTTTCCGCAAGGATCAGCCTGAGCCCGGTTTGGTTTACCAGTTTACGGACCGTATCAATCACTGACTGGTCATAATCTACAAGGAGTATGGTCTGGCCTTCTTTCACCTGGCTGCTCTCTGCAAAGAGGATTAATAGCACGTACGAATAAGTCGGTTGATGTACAGCTCCGGATTGTCCACTGCTTCAGCCGAAATATTGAAGACATTCTGTGCGGTCTTTTCCCTTATGAGAGTGAGACCGTATTCAAGAATATTACACAATCTCTCACACTGGGTATATAGATTGGAAGAATCGTCCAGACAACTATACAGCAAGCTGTCCACCGCGTCTTCTTCTAAGTTAATCCTCAGGCCGCAACGTCTAAAGAAAGAGGCCTCATAACTCTTTATCTGTTCTATCCATATTTGTACCTTCTCACTGGCCTCTTTAAAGTCCAAATCTTCTTTCAGGGAGAGATGGGCTACCAGGTCTAACCTCTTAGGTGTGAGCTTAAGCTTGGAGTCTTTCCAATTGGGCAACTCCTCTTGCTCAATACGGGAAATCAGGATCTGTTTTTCCTCGGCAAGCATGGCCTGATACCTTCTCAGCCTTGCCTCGTCATTTAGATTCCCCAAAAGCCTTTGAAGCTCTTCTTCCGGATTATTAACCATACTGCCGGTCACAACCAGGAAAGATATGCTGATTGAGGGCAGCTTCTTTTCAAAGGGCAGCAGTACCCTTTCCACCACGCTTACAAGGGCCCTTGCCCCTGTATGTTCCTGATAGGCCTGACGGGCAAGGAGCCTCAGGGCATCTTCTTCGAATTTGAGGTCTATTCCATAGGCCCTGAAGTCCTGTCTCTTGCTCATGATAACAGGGTTGTTCGGATTACACAGTATTTCAAAGAGATCCTGCTCCGAGAGTTCTTCCAAAATGGCAATAACAGGGAGTCTCCCAACGAACTCGGACTCAAAGCCGTATTCGACAAGGTCCTGTGGCTTTACGTGCCGCAGCCATTCTATCTCATCCTGTGTATCGATCTCTGCTCCAAAGCCTATACCCTTCTTTCTGAGCCTGTTTCTTATTATTTCGCTGAGTCCCTCAAAGGCGCCGCTCACTATGAATAATATACCGCGCGTATTGAGGCTGTGCTTCTCTCTCTTTCCGGTCCTGCGATATCTTTCTATGGCCTCTATCTGGGAAATAGGATCATGAGGGGTACGGATATCCACCTCGGTCTCCTCAAGAGGTTTTAATAAGGCCCTCTGGACCCCGGCCCTGGAGACATCCGGACCGATTATGTGGTGAGAAGACGCAATCTTGTCAATTTCATCTATATAGACAATCCCGTACTGTGCCCTTTCAAGGTCACCATCCGCTTCCTGGACCAGGTCACGGACCAGATCCTCTACGTCTCCCCCCACATAACCTGTCTCACTGAACTTTGTGGCATCGCCCTTTACGAAAGGTATGCCCAGTTTTGCGGCTATCAGCTTGATAAGATATGTCTTTCCAACCCCGGTAGGACCTATGAGGATTATATTATTTTTTATGTTTCCGATCGAATGGGGATCTTTCCCCTTTTCTTGAAGATATGTGATCCTGTTAAAATGAGTACATATCTTTGTTGCCAGGATGGCCTTTGCCATGTCCTGCTTTACTACATATCTGTTCAGGTAGGCCTCGAGCTCCTCCGGCTTGAGATTAAATCTTATTTTCGGGCCCTTCCCGGAATCAGTCCCCTCTTTCCTGTCGGTGCCGTCAGGCTTTGTCTGCCAGGGAAAGACCATCTGTGACACTACCCGTATTCTGCCTCCATACTTTTCGGAAAGATAGTCACTTATCTCCTTTTCCAGGTCCTTTTGTGATGGCAGATCCCCGGTCTTGTCAGACCTCTCGCCGGCGATATAAGGAAGTCCCGTGCCCGGATCATTCAGAGAGCTTTTCTTATTATTTTTCTTTTGCATATCTGTACTTTATACCAGAAACCGGTTATAAGCTCAATCCCGGCCCGTCAAATCCATATTTTTGCATGTAACCGGCCCATGTGATAGCCTTAAAAAATTATGGGATAAGATTAATATATTTTTAATTTAATACAACATTCATCGCTTAACACGTAAATATTCTTATGAACCCTTTATATCCTGCCTTGGAGCGGTTGCCTTTTTCCGGGTTTCAAAGCTCACTCATTGCAGACCGAAAGGGGCAGTGCAATTTGGCCCGCGATCGAAACCCTGCAAAAGGCAAACTGCTCCTGCGGCAGGGGGCACGGATGGCAACCGTTCACGGGAAGGGGATATTTCTTTGAACAGTTTAACGGAAGCCCCCGTAGTTTTCCTGGCTTTTGCTGTGGGGGAAACCCCGGCTCCTGAGCGCAGCGAAGGAGAACGGGGAGGGGGCAAGACTCCCCCATGTCAAAAGCCTTAAGAAAACAAGGGGCTGAAGTGTTAAGTGAAAAGAAATATCCCCTGCCAGTGAACGGTCTGCACAGTGGACTTAAACTGATCACAGGGTGCTTCTTCTGGAAACGATTTGCGTCAGCCCTGTAGTTTTGCCTTTGCCGCAAGGGAAACCCCGGCTCCGGAGCGCAGCGAAGGAGAACGGGGAGGGTCCCATGCTGCAAAGGCCTTAAGAAAACAAGGGGCGGGAGCATGTTGAAAGAAGAAGTACCCTGTGATCAGTTACCAGTGGACCACGGGTTCATAAGAATATTTACCTTAACACCATTTCATAATCCTGTTTAATCAAATAACATAATCATTGCTTTCATGATTGAACAACAACCGGTGACCTTATTTATCAATTTTAAACATTAGTAAGGAGAACTAAAAATGTCCATTCTCAACCATCTCATTTTGTTATTTACGCCCCTCTTTTTTCTGGTCCAGGTCCAGGGATGCCTTGCAGCTGACTGTCCATCCGGGGAGATCATACAACAGGAGTTGAAAGATATCTTCAAGAAAGACATCAGGGTCATAAAGATCCAGCCCAGCCCTGTCTCGGGACTTTGCGAGGTCCAACTGATGTTTAGGGGCCAGAACAGCATCTTATACACTGACTCAAAAGGGGAATTCCTGATAACCGGCCAGATCTTTAAGGCCTCAGACAGGACCAATATCACCAAAGAGGCGATTGCCGGCCTCAATCGTTTTACCGGTTCCGACCTCAGGCGTCTCGAAGACCTGACTGCCTTTAGCGTGGGTTCAAAAGGTGAAGTCGTTTACTTCGTCACTGATCCCCAATGCCCGTACTGTAAAAAAGCGGAAAAAATTGTCACTCATATGGCAGAAGCAGAGGAGTTGCAGTTAAAGGTCCTGCTGTTTCCGCTCAGCTTTCATAAGGGTGCAAAAGAGCAATGCATATCCATTGTTTGCGACAAAAAGGGACTGGAAGGGCTTGAAAGCGGATACCAATCGAAAAATCAGTGCCAGGAGGGAAAAAACAGGATTGAAGATACCCTTCGCTTCCTGAAACAAAAGGGCATAACAGGCGTTCCGACCTATATTTTTAGAGACGGGCGGTATCATTCAGGAGTGCTTGCAGAGCAGGCCATAAAAAAGAGATTAGGGCTTTCAAGGGATGAAGCTGTTCAGAAAGAGGCAAAATAGTCAGGACCTGCCCCCAAGGCTATGTCATGGTGGCACCTGCGGCCCTGTCCGTCATCGAGGCCTTTCATTAACATGCTGTCCATTTGTTCCATTGACGTATTATGGACCCGGGCTATATTGTCCTTCTATGAATTGTGTCCGTTCACAGGTTCAATGGTTCAACCCAAATTATGCACTTCAAACACCGAACAATAAGGAACAAATAGAAAAATTAGTAAGTTATGGTGTATTGTCCAGTTTGGAATGTTCACCC harbors:
- a CDS encoding ATPase, whose product is MQKKNNKKSSLNDPGTGLPYIAGERSDKTGDLPSQKDLEKEISDYLSEKYGGRIRVVSQMVFPWQTKPDGTDRKEGTDSGKGPKIRFNLKPEELEAYLNRYVVKQDMAKAILATKICTHFNRITYLQEKGKDPHSIGNIKNNIILIGPTGVGKTYLIKLIAAKLGIPFVKGDATKFSETGYVGGDVEDLVRDLVQEADGDLERAQYGIVYIDEIDKIASSHHIIGPDVSRAGVQRALLKPLEETEVDIRTPHDPISQIEAIERYRRTGKREKHSLNTRGILFIVSGAFEGLSEIIRNRLRKKGIGFGAEIDTQDEIEWLRHVKPQDLVEYGFESEFVGRLPVIAILEELSEQDLFEILCNPNNPVIMSKRQDFRAYGIDLKFEEDALRLLARQAYQEHTGARALVSVVERVLLPFEKKLPSISISFLVVTGSMVNNPEEELQRLLGNLNDEARLRRYQAMLAEEKQILISRIEQEELPNWKDSKLKLTPKRLDLVAHLSLKEDLDFKEASEKVQIWIEQIKSYEASFFRRCGLRINLEEDAVDSLLYSCLDDSSNLYTQCERLCNILEYGLTLIREKTAQNVFNISAEAVDNPELYINRLIRTCY